The following are from one region of the Ruficoccus sp. ZRK36 genome:
- a CDS encoding LptF/LptG family permease, translating to MSLLDRYVFSEWLKIFVLAMAATLGLLLLERLYDDLPDFIDWGATTWEVIKYFSLYTPSFLPTIIPISLLISLLFSLGNLHRNSEVVAMRAAGMNLWRITRSLWVAGAILSALLLYLNARLVPWSVEQSRVLKDNLNFAAQEEKDTDRRYIGYLPLLCFDNQAEGRMWFMNNFSEYSYEGFGINVYQHDAYGRETGRVTAREGYFDDVDNNWVFIDGRVQKVDPASGDVYFSKAFEEQVFPEFTEDPVLMKTLSKKPQDLSFFELQMILDKIPVETNPRMKSYEIRLMNILASPFRCLVVVGIAIPFAVAGVRTNPVVGVSKSVGLFALYYVVSSVCRMLGEQSLLPLLISAWLPLVLMLGLSVYLFRKVV from the coding sequence ATGAGCTTGCTAGACCGATACGTCTTTTCCGAGTGGCTGAAGATCTTCGTGCTGGCCATGGCGGCCACACTGGGGCTGCTGCTGCTTGAGCGCCTGTACGACGACTTGCCGGACTTCATCGACTGGGGGGCGACGACCTGGGAGGTCATCAAGTATTTCAGCCTGTATACGCCGAGCTTCCTGCCTACGATCATTCCGATCTCGCTGCTGATCTCGCTGCTCTTCTCGCTGGGAAATCTCCACCGCAACAGCGAGGTCGTGGCCATGCGTGCAGCCGGGATGAACCTCTGGCGCATCACCCGCAGCCTCTGGGTCGCCGGGGCAATTCTCTCGGCCCTGCTGCTGTACCTGAATGCCCGGCTGGTCCCGTGGTCGGTCGAGCAGAGCCGTGTCCTCAAGGACAACCTCAACTTCGCCGCCCAGGAGGAGAAGGACACGGACCGGCGCTACATCGGTTATCTGCCGCTGCTTTGCTTCGACAATCAGGCCGAGGGGCGCATGTGGTTCATGAACAATTTCAGCGAGTACTCCTACGAGGGCTTCGGGATCAACGTCTACCAGCACGATGCCTATGGCCGCGAAACAGGCCGCGTGACGGCCCGCGAAGGCTATTTCGACGATGTGGACAATAACTGGGTCTTTATCGACGGGCGCGTGCAAAAGGTCGATCCGGCCAGCGGGGATGTCTACTTCTCCAAGGCCTTCGAAGAGCAGGTCTTCCCTGAGTTTACCGAAGACCCGGTCCTGATGAAGACCTTGAGCAAGAAGCCGCAGGATTTGTCTTTCTTTGAGCTGCAGATGATTCTGGACAAAATCCCGGTCGAGACGAACCCACGGATGAAGTCTTACGAGATCCGCCTCATGAACATTCTGGCCAGCCCCTTCCGTTGTCTGGTCGTGGTGGGGATCGCCATCCCCTTTGCCGTGGCCGGGGTGCGGACGAATCCGGTCGTCGGCGTCTCCAAGTCGGTCGGCCTCTTTGCCCTCTACTATGTGGTCTCCAGTGTCTGCCGCATGCTGGGGGAGCAAAGCCTGTTGCCGCTGTTGATTTCGGCCTGGCTGCCGCTCGTACTCATGCTGGGCCTGTCTGTTTACCTTTTCCGCAAGGTCGTCTAG
- a CDS encoding class I SAM-dependent rRNA methyltransferase yields the protein MSATLKLKPGPSPRVLRGHPWVFAGELTRLLPAEHNGEAVELRDARGRFMGMGLYNGRSQIAWRRYSRDKDAFDEAFLMKALEVAISRRAPDTARRLVWAEADGLPGLVVDQFGKVLVVQALTAGMDNALPLISNCLQSLLAPDEIVFRNDAPSRKLEGLENSVTTLSGERAGAEWLELDGIEFFVDLQSGHKTGFYLDQRVQHQRVAELAKGRRVLDGFCHQGGFALHCAKAGASSVLAVDISEECVKTAQLNAGKNRLTVDFGVMNMFDWFTANRNETFDLIVLDPPSFARSKKSLHGALRGYKELNLRAMRMLSPGGILATYSCSQNVAPAQFMSVLAEAAGDARRDFAVLEETGQPADHPVLLTMPESHYLKGAILQLR from the coding sequence ATGAGCGCGACATTAAAACTCAAACCGGGTCCGTCCCCGCGGGTCCTTCGCGGGCACCCCTGGGTCTTTGCGGGCGAGTTGACTCGCCTCCTGCCTGCCGAGCATAACGGCGAGGCCGTCGAACTGCGTGACGCCCGCGGGCGTTTCATGGGGATGGGGCTCTACAATGGTCGCTCCCAGATCGCCTGGCGTCGCTACAGCCGCGACAAGGATGCCTTTGACGAGGCGTTTCTGATGAAGGCACTGGAGGTCGCTATCTCCCGTCGTGCGCCTGATACGGCGAGACGGCTGGTGTGGGCCGAGGCTGATGGCTTACCCGGTCTGGTCGTGGACCAGTTCGGTAAGGTGTTGGTCGTCCAGGCCCTGACGGCCGGTATGGATAACGCCCTGCCGCTGATATCCAACTGCCTGCAGAGCCTGCTCGCCCCTGACGAAATCGTCTTCCGCAACGACGCCCCCAGCCGCAAGCTGGAGGGGCTGGAGAACTCCGTCACCACCCTCAGTGGTGAGCGTGCCGGTGCCGAATGGCTGGAGCTGGACGGGATCGAGTTCTTTGTCGATTTACAGAGCGGCCACAAGACCGGCTTTTACCTGGACCAGCGGGTGCAGCATCAGCGTGTGGCTGAGCTGGCCAAGGGGCGTCGCGTACTGGACGGATTCTGCCATCAGGGCGGATTCGCCCTGCATTGCGCCAAGGCTGGCGCCTCATCGGTGCTGGCGGTCGATATCTCCGAGGAGTGCGTCAAAACCGCGCAACTCAACGCAGGCAAGAACCGCCTGACGGTGGACTTCGGCGTCATGAACATGTTCGACTGGTTCACCGCCAACCGCAACGAGACCTTCGATCTCATCGTGCTCGACCCGCCGTCTTTTGCCCGCAGCAAGAAATCGCTGCATGGCGCCTTGCGGGGGTATAAGGAGCTGAACCTCCGTGCGATGCGGATGCTCTCCCCGGGCGGTATATTAGCGACTTACTCGTGCTCGCAGAATGTGGCTCCGGCGCAGTTTATGTCGGTGCTGGCTGAGGCTGCCGGTGATGCTCGCCGGGATTTTGCGGTGTTGGAGGAGACGGGCCAACCCGCCGACCACCCCGTATTGCTGACCATGCCCGAGAGCCACTACCTCAAGGGCGCCATCCTCCAGCTGCGTTAA